The sequence caagcatatatccatatatacaggtgctgtggggaagggaaggaggcaagatgggggggatggagaggggggcgagggggagaggaaggaaggggctcagtctgggaaggcttcctataatatataataataatgtataaatgtcattcttattattattaagggcggggtgggtggtggggacaCAGACACCAGAACCAAACGGGGAGACAGGTGAGCAGGTCCCctacccgtcatcatcatcatcatcaatcgtatttattgagcgcttcctgtgtgcagagcactggactaagcgcttgggaagtccaagttggcaacacgtacaagtaaaataaatagagtaataaatacgtacaaacatatacacatatatacaggtgctgtggggaagggaaggaggtaagatgagggggatggagagggggacgagagggagaggaaggaaggggctcaatctgggaaggcctcctataatatataataaataccaagcacccaaaataaatagaacagatatgtacaagtaaaataaatagagtaataaatctgtacaagcatatatacaggtgctgcggggaagggaaggaggtaaggtgagggggatggagaggaaggaaggggctcagtccgggaaggcctcctatcatatataataaataacatataataataatgtcctataatagataataataatgtgtaaatgtcattattattattattattaagggcgggGTGGGGACACGGACACACGTGGAGACAGGTGAGCGGGTCCCCTACCCGTCGCCGCGCAcaggtgagcagcagcagcagcagcagcaggtaggAGGAGGATGCGCGGCGGGGGAGGCGGATGCAGGAGTTTCGGAGCGGGCTATTTTTTGGACGGAGAGCCTAGGGATCGGCCCGGGAGCCTCCCGAGCATCCCGGTCCCCCCCCTCCGACATTCCCGACCGGGCCGGGGAGCGGCCGGCATTTGAATAGCACAAAGGGCCCGCCTTCTTCTGATTGGCCGCCGGGGCGGGCGGCGCCCGTCGCTCAAGCCGGCCCGCGCGCCGCCATTGGCCGGCTCCCCCggggggggcgtggcctcgggggGGGTATAAATAGCGGCGGCCGGGGCGGGCCGCGGCTCAGTGCCGGGCGCCCGGCGGGGGCGATGGTGGCGGGCGGAGCGTGCTGAGCGCCCCCGCGGTCCCCCGGGGCAGCATGGAGAGCGCCCTGGACGCGCAGAGCCTCATCGCCCTGTCCCTGCGCAAGATCCACAGCTCCCGGACCCAGCGCGGGGGCATCAAGCTGCACAAGAACCTGCTGGTGTCCTACGTGCTCCGCAACGCGCGCCAGCTGTACCTGAGCGAGCGCTACGCCGAGCTCTACCGGCGGCAGCAACCGCCGCAGCAGCCCGCCTACCCCGCGGGCTGCACCGGGGAGATGCCCGGCTTCTCCCCGCTGCAACTTGCCGGGGAGCCGGAGGCCCCGCACCCCCCGCAGCAGCTGCCCCGGAGCTGCTGCTCGGTGGGCCTCACCCGGGGCTGCGGGGACCTCGGGCCGCACTGTGGCAGCCGGACCACCGTGCTGGACTTGGACACGCATGTGGTGACCACGGTGGAGGACGGCTATTTGCACCAGGATTGCTGCTCCtcgccctgctgctgctgctgcggcggtGGCTGCTCCGCCAAGCGCAAGTACTgcccgggacaggaggaggaggagccccccgGGGTCGCCCCCTGCAAGCGCCCCCGCCTCGAGGATTCGGCCCCGGACGCTTCCAACATCTCGAACTTGATCTCCATCTTCGGTTCGGGCTTCACGGGGCTGGTCAGCCGGCAGCCCGACCCGGAGCAGGCCCTCAACGGCCAGCTGTGTGGCAAGCAGGCCCTCGCCAGCCTGGGCGCCTGGACTCGAGCCATTGTGGCTTTCTAgggacccccggggggggggccTGCTGGAgggggacacacaaacacacacaaaacacaccgggggtggggggcgggaagagtggggacacacacacacacacacaaagaccggGAGAGGGGGgcggctggggagaggggggggaCTCGGAGTGTcaagctgcggggggggggggggcctccgaTGTTTTATAAAATTGTAAAATAAAAAGCGGAGATCTTGGACTTTATTTTTGCAGAGATAAAAGAGAAGCGCCTATTTAAGTATTCTTtgtgtttttttctcttttatggCATCGAGCGCGGTGGAGGCAGCCACGTGAGGCGAGGGGGAAATGTTTGGGGTGGGATGCTCCTGCCTGGGGcaacggggaggtggggggggggggcttatcGATCCGCTGGAAGGATCAGTGTCTGATCAATTCCGCGGCGGCGGGGCTGGGAGGCTGGCGTTAATATGCCccttcaaatatatatatatatgtatcatctCTGGAGGGGTGCGGAGGGAGGATGGGgtctggggggtgaggggaaggggcttgCCCCTTCTCGTCTCTGGGCCAAGTGAAGTCAAGCCTCACACAGGCTTAAACGGGAGGGGGGGAGCGTCGTAGCCCCCCGTCTCTCGCTGGCTCTCCAACCCAGAAGGCCGAAATGAAAACATTTCAACTTTTCGCTCTCATCCTGCTGGCTTTTACACCTCGCTCTtatctcttcctcacctccctccttccctcctctccctcccaaccccccgtACACCGTCTCTACAGAACCTACGGCtaggccggggaggggaggggggctgaccGTGGTCCTGCTTTAGACCACAGCAAATCTCCGGAcacatggggaggaagaggggccaaCTACACTGCCCGTCGTCCACAGCACTGCGGTCCTTCTCCTCGGACTCGATGGGgtctttttgttttggtttgttttacaACAGAAAGAGGAGCTTATACCTTCACCTGGATGTGTGACTGCCACCGGctaagggttggggaggggggggaacacGGAGAAACCAACCGGTGTTCGACACTGTTTTTGACAAGTCTGGTCAACGTGGTGTCTGTGTGTTTATTAAAGTTCAACTGTTCTGGTTTCAGCCTTCAGATGAATTTCATAAAACCAGCATTGTTTGATCTTGTGAGGAATATGTGTCCTGTGCTCTTCTGATACTTGGGGGGGTTTACTTTGGtttgattaaaaaagaaaaaacctttTGTtgtaaaaaggttttttttttcccctttttggcAGGCCGTCCTACCACCTCCATTCTCTAAGCGCTATGTGAACTCCCTAAACGTCACCCAGagtccctttttctttctcctcctgccctcctcacccaccctcgTTTGTATCCTGTACTTCTGTGCATATTGGATTGTATTATCACCGGGTAAACTGTTCAGATTATTTGTTTAAATTTATAATCTTAATAAAAAGTCAATGATAAGAGGGTGGCGTCTCGGTTTTTAGGGTCACCTGACCCTTCGGGGAgcgtgtgggtggggggagagggacgggaCAGCGTGGGAGAGGACGGGTACAGACCCCTGAGGCAGTCGGACCACTCGACTGACACCAGTGGCCCAGCTTGACACTGGTCCAGCCCCTAACTCTGGCTAGGAACTGGCCAGAGCTCCCGCAGAGCGCGAGCGCGGGGGGTGAAAGGTCAGCCTGGCTCTCCCTGGACGGCCTAGCGCTTCtctgagaggtgaaggaggaggcctGGGGTCAGGCCCCCTGATCAAGGGGTCAGCCATTCCCGTCCAGAGGGGAAAAAGATCTCCCCCGTCCACCTCTGTGtccctctcttgcctctcccGGGAGGGAGAAGCCCAAATCTGTGGTTCTGCGACAGGGTTGGCGAAGATGTGATGAGGCCTCCATCCTCAAGACCGAACACTCCCGAGGAGATCAAGGGGCCTTAGGGTGAGCTCCCAGGGTGAgccccccaagtgggacggggactttgtcccacctgattctcttgtctcttcccccagtgcttggcacgtagcgcttgACCGAAAACCGCCACCGTTGGACCTGGCCTCCCGAGCCCCGTCGCCTGCTCTCCTTTCCCGGCCAGGCTGGACCGTTCCCTCCAAGCAGGTGAGGAATCAGGAGATGTACTTGGGAAGTTTTTCCTCTTCCAAAGTTTGGTTTGTTATCACCGCTCTGAGCCGCTTGGTGGTGTGCTGATTTCTCTCTTCCAAATGAACGAAGGGAATAACGGCTCGCTCGCTCTCCGGTCTGACCACCTACAGGATGACCTCAGAATGGGAGAATGTTTAAATCCCCTTACAAAGGTTGCAGTCTCCCCGGTTGGAACTAAATCCACATCTGGAGCGGCCGCCGTTGCCTCTCGGCCTTTCCAGCTTTGCGGGGTGGTGAGGAGGGGATCGGGGGGctcgagggagagggagagggaaagggaataaaaaaagaaaaacatttggcAGCGGTTCGCTTGcgtgcccccttctccccctttcccaagcCGCGACCTCGTCCTCCTGGCCtttttccccattctccctcgCCCCCAAAAAGACCGAAAGGAGCTCGgcttcctccctgctctctggattttattaatgatatgtacagatctataattcccTGTACctgttttgatgctactgatgcctgtctacttgttctctggtctgcctcccccttctagactgtgagcccgttgttgggtagggattgtctccgcctgttgcgaattgtactttccaggcgcttagtccagtgctctgcacacagtaagcgctcaataaatgcgattcaataataataataatggcatttcaatcaatgaatggatgGAATCCCGAccctggggatgggagagggacttGTTCtctggtctgcctcccccttctagactgtgagcccgttgttgggtagggattgcctccatctgttgcgaattgtactttccaggcgcttggtccagcgctctgcacacagtaagcgctcaataaatacgattcaataataataataatggcatttcaatcAGTGAATGGATGGAATCCCGaccctgggggtgggagagggacttgagTTTGAGATTGGATCATCAGAGAGGTCTCCAGAGCCGGCTGGGCGGACTCCGTCTGCCTCCCGGGATGTCCCAAGCTAACAATCCCCCCTCACCCAGGGCTgctaccagcctgctgtgtgacctcgggcaagccacttaacttctctgtgcctcagttccctcgtctgtaaaacgggggtgaagaccgtgagccccacgtgggacacccagcgcttagaacagtgctttgcacatagtaagcgcttaacaaatgccatcgtgattattattattattatttccagggtcAGGGGGGTGTGGAGAGGGGAGCTGCCGGGGGGGAGGCCTGGAAAGAGCGCTCACCAGCTTCAGGGACATAACTTTCCGCACTTCTCTCTGCAAGAGGCGTCCGCTCGCTtcggggagaggagagtgggtgggtttttctttgcctttctttttttttttttcttttggcgaGTCCGGGAAAATATATAGCTGGATATATATTATTAAATCCGAGCTAACCCAGATAGCAGGATGGATGGGGAAGGCGAAGCCAATTGCCAGAGCTCCCCCTAGCGTTCCCTGCGGGGGATTGCAGCGGGTCGGAGGAGAGGTGAATTGCGCTCTTCGCCCAAAACGTTTTGCAGATGAATTGGAGCCAAGCGCTGGTCCCTGAACGTCTAACACAGTTCGGGGCTAAGGAGAGGACAAAGAGTTAGGAGGGGAAGAGATATAGattaaatacatatacatatatttcctCTGAGAGGGGCAAGTCACCCgactggagagggaaagggggagcagaTGTTTTCCTTCTCTGAAGGCAGAGCCGGCCCCGATTATGATTCCGACCTCTTTGTTGGGCGACTGAGATGAAGCAGAAGCGGATGAATAGCCCCTGCGAGGAGCCCGCTTGTCTCCCCTGCCACCGTCCTGGCACCCAGCTCATCAGCATCTGAATTCTCCGGCCCCAAAGatgagctcccccttctagactgtgagcccactgttgggtagggactgtatatgttgccaacttgtacttcccaagcgcgtggtacagtgttctgcacacagtaagcgctcaatacgattgatcgatgagCTCCGCTCTCCAGTCCCTGCTCAAACGATCGATCGAcggcatttaccgagcactttccgtgtgcagagcactgtaccaaagggcttgggagaatacaccaccGGGTTTGGGGAGCAGGGAAGTGAGTTGGAGTTTTCCGGCTCCTGCCGCCACGGTTGACACTCCCCGCAGACAAAGCGAACAAGCCCCTGACATGTTCGCAGAGGCCACAGACGGGCCTCCTTGTCTGACTTGGCtggtgtaatctcccaagcgcttagtacagtgctctgcaaacagtaagcgctcaataaagacgaatgaaggaatgaacaggaggcctcaaaaatatccagtgtgtCCCCGCAGGCCCCCGGCACAGTACTGGGTCATGGCCCGAGCTAGGTCTGGCCCCTgcctctagtcagtcagtcaattctatttgttgagcatttactgtttgcagagcactgtaataataataataacgatggcattttttaagcgcttactatgtgcaaagcactgttctaagcgctggggaggttacaaggtgaccagattgtcccacggggggctcacggtcttcatccccattttacagataacaggcacagagaagtgaagcgacttgcccaaagtcacacagctgacaattggcagagccaggatttgaacccatgacctctgactccaaagctcaggctctttctactgagccacgctgcttctctactatgcacttaggagaatacaatataaaacagacccattccctgccaaccacgagcttacggtctagtcctTTTCTCAAGCTCTCTGGAGTGTGAGGCGGTGGGCATGCTGTGCCATGCAGCTTGCAGTCCCGTCAGGAGGCACCATGCTGTCCCTTGAAAAAAGTGGGCGTGGGGTGGgggttcttggaggaggtggcctttAGGCCAtattttgaaagaggggagaagtgggggttTGGCCGACataagaggaggaggggtggggaggaaaaaaaacagtaCCAGAGTTGGGGTTAGCTTGCTTAAGCGGgtaggggaatgagggcttagtacagtgctctgcacacagtaagcgctcaataaatacgattgattgattgattgattgagggcaggccTACGGATGGGAAGATTTAGGCAGGGGAAGCGGTGGAAGACCTCCATCTCCCCAGGTCGGCTTTAGGTTAGGCCTGTCCCTGGACTCTGACGAGAGAATTttgaatttgaggaggagggtgatggggatcCGGATCGGGGACAACACGCTCCCAGCAATGGGAGAGAAAGCccccaggagggcagggaggccggAGATAGGGTGCGTGGGAGAGATGGCCATAACAGGCGCTGGAGACAGGACCGGCCAAGGGGAACAGGAGTGGCGGCTTCTGAGGGATCAGAATTGAAGAGAGGATGCTGCTTTCCCCTTGACCGGGATCAAGAGGCGCTCAGGAAGCCAGGGGTCCCCTAATTCCAGCCCTCCTCGCCCCTCCCTGCTGCCTAACAACCGGGGCAATGGGCTGAGATTCTtggttctccccacccccagggaagctggaatcaatcaatcaatcaatcgtatttattgagcgcttactatgtgcatagcactgtactaagcgctggggaagtacaaattggcaacacatagagacagtccctacccaacagtgggctcacagtctaaaagggaacagaaccaaacataccaacaaaataaaataaataggatagaaatgtacaagtaaaataaataaataaatagagtaataaatggctTTAGAGGCCGGTGTTTGGGTCAGGGGAGGGGTTTGAGACCCTGATCAGAAACCGTACTCTGTCTGCAAAAGGGGGTCTCCTCCAGGGAAGCTGCCAGGAAGGGAAGAGCTTgcttcccccagctccctgccGCTCCATCTTCCCAGGTCGGCTTTAGGTTAGGCCTGTCCCAGCACAGAGGACCCGGGCCGTCGCTCTTTGCCCTtgatgtgtgtctctctctctgcactGCCTAGGAGCCTGAGAGAGACTCGCTCAAagacttctccctccttcctcagctgGCAGCCAACAGAGAAGAGAGGAGACCCCCTCCTGGGAGCTGCCGACCACCCTAAGGGAatcgggaagggagggggagactcGCCCCAGGGGAAAAACTGGGGGTCGCATGCTGGGTTGGCGACAGTGAGCCCCGTTAGCTGTCCAGTATGTAACTGTGCATTGCACACCAGTGGGTCAGCATATATTGTgattgtgtgtgcttgtgtgtgcatgctgggtgggcgacagtgagccccattagttgtacagtgcattgcacaccaGTGGgtcagtatattcattcaatcgcatttattgagctcttactcttagaacagtgctttgcacatagtaagcacttaacaaatgccattattattattattactgtgtgcagagcactgcactgagcgcttgggaagtccaagttggcaccatatagagacggtccctacccaacagtgggctcacagtctagaagacatattGTGATTGTGTGTGCTTGCGTGTGGGAATGGGCAAATACAATGTtattgggtgtgtttgtgtgaatcAGTGGGATTTCAGTGCGTAACATTTGTGAGTCTGGGTTACTActtaagcttgtgagcccgttgttgggtagggaccgtcagtaTATATTGTGattgtgtgtgattgtgtgtgcatgctgggtgggcgacagtgagccccattagttgtacagtgcattgcacaccaGTGGGtcagtatattcattcagtcgcatttattgagcgcttactgttactcttagaacagtgctttgcacatagtaagcgcttaacaaatgccattattattattattatcattattactgtgt is a genomic window of Tachyglossus aculeatus isolate mTacAcu1 chromosome 4, mTacAcu1.pri, whole genome shotgun sequence containing:
- the IER5L gene encoding immediate early response gene 5-like protein, which translates into the protein MESALDAQSLIALSLRKIHSSRTQRGGIKLHKNLLVSYVLRNARQLYLSERYAELYRRQQPPQQPAYPAGCTGEMPGFSPLQLAGEPEAPHPPQQLPRSCCSVGLTRGCGDLGPHCGSRTTVLDLDTHVVTTVEDGYLHQDCCSSPCCCCCGGGCSAKRKYCPGQEEEEPPGVAPCKRPRLEDSAPDASNISNLISIFGSGFTGLVSRQPDPEQALNGQLCGKQALASLGAWTRAIVAF